In Drosophila teissieri strain GT53w chromosome 2R, Prin_Dtei_1.1, whole genome shotgun sequence, the following proteins share a genomic window:
- the LOC122614433 gene encoding putative uncharacterized protein DDB_G0271606 — MFHKFMPNVRTIFILMTFVVALAMPACAAKNVLTLSKRSDLALHINSHGKVTAENILRTYQYFTMEAVNDVFNVLDFKITIYSADVDYYLCFHHGRLVGKRNATKDCHFKEGIFMGNQNFSSAYNPALRVGFKGNFKPIGLNDFSKPKVMKKAILFFFPLNEEKFNLHLAKVLSSSTTTSTTTTTTTTTTSTTTTTTPPPSTTTTRTTPTSPVAVTKRTRSKSRRPTSINSNSSNSNSPDKIDRHNSNSLKSYNQANSNNNNNNNNELDRQQERVIFQRNHKFHRRQKLQQKKRQLQLQQQQHRHRHRHYGTVGVMAKPQPKNLEGPHHHNSHNATILERRRRRRLERQQHKLQRELWEREQREAGDKERERERVEHLPKATSSASSSSSSSSTATSTALTATAASLAPSAFNLVAIMAASRRKRDRRKRSAGATGAGAGATGAGATRGGGSSSSSAPDADMQLVELPSQRLQQQDEQHPQNEYSKPYVNSNLNLDLDLNLNVNVKQLIDSNSDSVNHAIPALPKNYNYLYSNEHYNLNTKSSTTDSSSLDDSTKFDSPNSHSHSHSPSHSHSAFNQKNIDNNLKQLTDRIELASAESQVETTVTPEGETETETVTTATVVQNRNHIDANNIIDDGYPNDEEHGEQVLEKLLRGLRLQQQQQQQLQQQEQQQQQQPNIENPNENINVVNNNQNHNDNGLLTNNNHNSNYNEQFANDDETIRIQNNKYETHIVQYKHAVFIWQIVGAAVKILALSAHILLDIISRIR, encoded by the exons AT GTTCCACAAGTTCATGCCCAATGTCAGGACTATTTTCATACTGATG ACTTTTGTGGTTGCTCTTGCGATGCCAGCATGCGCcgcgaaaaatgttttaacatTGAGCAAACGCAGCGATCTTGCGCTGCACATCAATTCGCACGGCAAAGTGACCGCCGAGAACATATTGCGGACATATC AATACTTCACTATGGAAGCTGTCAACGATGTGTTCAATGTGTTGGATTTCAAAATCACCATCTATTCGGCGGATGTAGACTACTATCTGTGCTTCCATCACGGCAGACTGGTTGGAAAG AGAAACGCCACAAAGGACTGCCACTTTAAGGAGGGAATATTCATGGGCAATCAGAACTTCAGCAGCGCCTATAATCCAGCGCTGCGTGTGGGTTTCAAGGGAAATTTCAAGCCAATTGGCCTGAATGATTTTTCCAAGCCGAAAGTGATGAAGAAGGCCATACTGTTTTTCTTTCCTCTGAATGAggagaaattcaatttacatttGGCAAAAGTGctgagcagcagcaccaccacctccaccacaaccacaacaactacaacaactacatcaaccacaacaacaacaacaccaccacccagtaccacaacaacaagaaccaCACCAACTAGCCCAGTGGCGGTCACAAAACGGACGCGTTCCAAGTCGCGTCGCCCAACAAGTATTAATAGCAATagtagcaacagcaatagcccTGACAAAATCGACAGACACAACAGTAATAGCCTTAAGTCCTACAACCAAgccaatagcaacaacaacaacaacaacaataatgagCTGGATCGGCAGCAGGAGCGGGTGATCTTCCAGAGGAATCACAAGTTCCATCGCCGCCAGAAGCTGCAACAAAAGAAgcggcagctgcaactgcagcagcagcagcaccgccatcgccatcggcaCTACGGCACAGTGGGTGTGATGGCCAAACCGCAGCCCAAAAACCTGGAGGGGCCTCACCATCACAACAGCCACAATGCCACCATACTGGAGCGGCGCAGACGTCGCCGCCTggagcggcagcagcacaAGTTGCAGCGCGAGTTGTGGGAGCGCGAGCAGCGCGAGGCGGGCGACAAGGAGCGGGAGCGCGAGCGGGTGGAGCACCTGCCCAAGGCCACCTCCTCggcctcgtcctcctcctcctcctcgtcgacGGCCACCTCGACCGCCCTGACCGCCACGGCCGCCTCGCTGGCACCCAGCGCCTTCAATCTGGTGGCCATCATGGCGGCCAGTCGTCGCAAGCGAGACAGGCGAAAACGCTCGGCGGGAGCAACAGGTGCCGGAGCGGGCGCAACAGGTGCAGGCGCAACAAGGGGcgggggcagcagcagcagcagtgcgCCCGATGCTGATATGCAACTGGTGGAGCTGCCCTCGCAGCgattgcagcagcaggatgagCAGCACCCACAAAACGAATACTCAAAACCATATGTTAATAGTAACTTAAACTTAGATCTAGACCTAAACTTAAACGTAAACGTAAAGCAACTAATTGATAGTAATAGCGATAGCGTTAATCATGCAATACCTGCCTTGCCAAAAAACTACAACTACTTGTACAGTAACGAGCATTATAATTTGAATACTAAAAGTAGCACGACTGATTCTAGTAGTTTAGACGATAGCACTAAGTTCGATAGTCCaaatagccatagccatagccatagccctAGCCATAGCCACAGCGCGTTCAATCAGAAGAATATTGACAATAATCTTAAGCAATTAACCGATCGAATTGAACTTGCCTCAGCCGAAAGCCAAGTTGAGACAACAGTGACCCCCGAAGgtgagacagagacagagacagttACTACCGCAACTGTTGTGCAGAATCGCAATCATATTGATGCTAATAATATAATCGACGATGGCTACCCGAACGACGAGGAGCACGGAGAGCAGGTTCTAGAGAAACTTCTTCGTGGCCTCAggttgcaacagcaacagcaacagcaactgcaacagcaggagcagcagcagcagcaacaacctaATATTGAAAACCCTAACGAAAATATTAATGTTGTTAACAATAATCAGAATCATAATGATAATGGGCTGCTGACAAACAATAACCATAATAGTAATTACAATGAGCAATTTGCGAATGACGATGAAACGATAcgaattcaaaataataaatatgaaacACATATAGTACAATACAAACATGCGgtatttatttggcaaatagTGGGGGCAGCTGTGAAAATTCTGGCACTTTCAGCACATATATTACTCGATATTATATCGAGGATTAGATAA